The Castanea sativa cultivar Marrone di Chiusa Pesio chromosome 11, ASM4071231v1 genome contains a region encoding:
- the LOC142617354 gene encoding proteasome subunit beta type-5 has translation MKLDTSGLESTAPLFGSLSSGIHDEISAAPSFALPNTINFDGFQKEAIQMVKPAKGTTTLAFIFKEGVMVAADSRASMGGYISSQSVKKIIEINPYMLGTMAGGAADCQFWHRNLGIKCRLHELANKRRISVTGASKLLANILYSYRGMGLSVGTMIAGWDETGPGLYYVDSEGGRLKGTRFSVGSGSPYAYGVLDNGYRYDMSIEEAAELARRSIYHATFRDGASGGVASVYYVGPDGWKKLSGDDVGELHYHYYPVMPSTVEQEMVEVTGP, from the exons ATGAAGCTTGATACTAGTGGTCTTGAATCAACTGCCCCGCTCTTTGGGTCATTGAGCAGTGGGATTCATGATGAGATTTCTGCTGCCCCATCTTTTGCGCTTCCTAATACTATCAAT TTTGATGGATTCCAGAAAGAGGCTATACAGATGGTGAAGCCAGCAAAGGGAACCACCACGCTTGCATTCATATTCAAAGAGGGTGTCATGGTTGCTGCTGATTCTCGAGCTAGCATGGGAGGCTATATCT CATCACAGTCTGTAAAGAAAATCATTGAAATCAATCCTTACATGCTTGGCACTATGGCTGGAGGAGCTGCTGACTGTCAGTTTTGGCACAGAAATCTGGGCATTAAG TGCCGATTGCACGAATTGGCAAACAAGCGTAGAATTTCAGTTACAGGAGCATCAAAGCTGTTGGCAAACATTCTGTACTCTTATCGTGGAATGGGTCTGTCTGTTGGGACCATGATTGCTGGATGGGATGAGACG GGTCCTGGACTATATTATGTGGACAGTGAAGGAGGAAGGCTCAAAGGAACACGATTTTCAGTTGGATCTGGTTCACCCTATGCTTATGGTGTCCTGGACAATGG TTACCGGTATGATATGTCAATTGAAGAAGCTGCAGAGTTGGCTAGAAGGTCTATTTATCATGCAACATTCCGTGATGGTGCCAGTGGTGGAGTTGCTAGTG TTTATTATGTGGGACCTGATGGATGGAAAAAGCTCTCTGGTGATGATGTTGGAGAACTTCATTACCACTACTATCCAGTTATGCCGAGCACAGTGGAACAGGAAATGGTTGAAGTTACTGGGCCATAA